The proteins below are encoded in one region of Oligoflexus sp.:
- a CDS encoding endonuclease I family protein has product MFKKLLRILALGIVFIGIFQYLKKPGQERETERPPVRDKAETRPTAKPLPPEKTAQTPGFSSRHPRDFDEAKSILKKVYARGKEIYCDCPYDLGQKDRIDEAACGYKGHGNRSKRIEWEHVVPASVFGQRFREWKEGHPDCERRGRKEKGRECARATSEVFARMEADLYNLLPSLGELNAARSNYPFGEVGGEPREFGRCDFEVEHKVAEPRREIRGDLARIYFYMDARYPGFDIVNKKNEGLLSAWDREDPMDEAERKRVHQIKEIQGNSFFIGRLSRLATAASE; this is encoded by the coding sequence ATGTTCAAAAAGTTGCTGCGTATTCTGGCTCTTGGCATCGTCTTCATCGGCATCTTTCAATATCTTAAAAAACCTGGACAGGAGCGCGAGACCGAGCGCCCACCTGTGCGGGACAAGGCCGAGACGCGGCCCACAGCGAAACCGCTGCCTCCCGAGAAAACAGCTCAAACTCCTGGATTCAGTTCCCGGCACCCGCGGGATTTTGATGAGGCCAAATCCATCCTGAAAAAAGTCTATGCCCGCGGAAAAGAGATTTACTGCGACTGCCCCTATGATTTGGGGCAGAAAGACCGCATTGATGAGGCTGCTTGCGGGTATAAGGGCCATGGCAATCGCAGCAAACGCATCGAATGGGAGCATGTGGTGCCGGCCAGCGTTTTTGGTCAACGCTTCCGAGAGTGGAAAGAAGGCCATCCCGATTGTGAAAGGCGTGGACGCAAGGAAAAAGGCCGGGAATGTGCGCGCGCCACGTCCGAGGTCTTTGCCCGCATGGAGGCCGATCTCTATAACCTGCTCCCCTCGCTCGGCGAGCTGAATGCCGCGCGTTCCAATTATCCTTTTGGAGAGGTCGGCGGGGAACCGCGGGAATTCGGACGCTGTGATTTTGAAGTCGAACACAAGGTGGCCGAACCCCGTCGCGAGATTCGCGGCGACCTGGCCCGTATTTACTTTTATATGGATGCCCGCTATCCCGGCTTTGATATTGTGAACAAGAAGAACGAGGGGCTTTTGAGCGCCTGGGATCGCGAGGATCCCATGGACGAGGCCGAACGTAAGAGAGTGCATCAGATTAAAGAGATTCAGGGCAACAGCTTTTTCATCGGCCGGCTGAGCCGGCTTGCGACCGCCGCCTCAGAGTGA
- a CDS encoding leucine-rich repeat domain-containing protein, whose product MRIVAMISIMLLCSCSPIAKDLRYKKQSDRAGSYDSSGDAAKNAAASALPNISKLTEYCAPTASESTNPGHRAYLQMMSHYQFANCDQSVAYFAKATELDFSGAALTDIKPFQYLGQLQRLNLNDNRVTDLTPIKDNLELKYLELARNGLEDISGLKNLNNLIELGLSENQLVDISPLSGLKSLKVLQISRNLIVDITPIKDLVDIGVLSIHTNSISDISPLANMTKLTFLDLQNNPAIKDLSLLGKMSRLQSLDLQGTAVTDITFVSGLKELKGIKINSSMVQNLAPLMSLPGLLSVDIDAGAGVAGAAPRAIADPRVFSGIKTLEKLVLIRQGITDLSFLTGMTQLKALNLNFNTPVDMTPVSQLTNLVQFSCASCNLTTTAFLTNLKSLEIVELGGNAITDFTALGGLTKIRSLDLNTTGIVDLTPLTALVQMEELILFANAVLDITALRGMSKMRELDIASNQIVDLAPLMGLNNLTVLDIGRNQVRSTAPLAGLVKLQRLIIGANPGMDTAGIANLKQLNYLDVTDLALTDCGFVSGLSGLSELSLARNALTSIACVKDLKNLLVLNFQANRVADLLPLKDMNNLYSLTAAANVITDISLLKGLTKLELLNLTNNQISDITALANLPKLRNFRLLTNPLGTTVVKADTNCPAGPNVNVAVRTFCLQ is encoded by the coding sequence ATGCGCATCGTAGCCATGATTTCCATCATGCTGCTCTGTTCCTGCAGTCCAATAGCCAAGGATCTGCGGTATAAGAAGCAGTCCGACCGCGCGGGATCCTATGATTCCAGCGGTGATGCCGCGAAGAATGCGGCAGCCTCCGCCTTGCCCAATATCAGCAAACTCACGGAATACTGTGCGCCCACGGCTTCCGAATCCACGAATCCAGGTCACCGCGCCTATCTGCAGATGATGTCTCATTATCAATTTGCCAACTGTGACCAGTCGGTGGCTTATTTCGCCAAGGCCACCGAGCTGGATTTTTCAGGGGCTGCTCTGACAGATATCAAACCCTTTCAGTATCTGGGTCAGCTGCAGCGTTTGAATTTGAACGATAACCGCGTGACGGATCTGACCCCGATCAAGGACAACCTGGAGCTGAAGTATCTCGAACTTGCCCGCAATGGCTTGGAGGATATCAGCGGGCTCAAAAATCTTAACAATCTGATCGAACTCGGACTGTCTGAAAACCAGCTCGTCGATATCAGTCCTTTATCAGGGCTGAAGAGCCTCAAGGTACTGCAGATCTCGCGCAACCTGATCGTCGACATCACGCCGATCAAGGACCTTGTCGATATCGGAGTGCTCAGCATCCATACCAACTCCATCAGCGACATCAGTCCTTTGGCTAACATGACCAAGCTCACGTTTCTGGATTTGCAGAATAATCCTGCCATCAAGGATCTCAGCCTGCTCGGCAAGATGAGTCGCCTTCAATCGCTCGATCTTCAGGGAACAGCGGTTACCGATATCACCTTCGTGAGCGGACTGAAGGAACTGAAAGGCATCAAAATTAATTCCAGCATGGTCCAGAACCTGGCACCCCTCATGAGCCTGCCCGGACTCTTGAGCGTTGATATAGATGCCGGGGCTGGGGTCGCGGGTGCCGCGCCGCGGGCGATCGCGGATCCACGCGTTTTCAGCGGCATCAAAACCCTGGAAAAGCTGGTCCTTATTCGCCAGGGAATTACGGATCTTTCCTTTCTTACGGGTATGACGCAACTCAAAGCCCTGAATTTGAATTTTAATACGCCCGTGGATATGACCCCGGTCTCGCAGCTGACCAATCTCGTGCAGTTTTCCTGCGCCAGCTGCAATCTGACCACGACCGCTTTTTTGACAAATTTGAAGAGCCTTGAAATCGTGGAACTCGGCGGCAACGCCATCACCGATTTCACGGCCCTTGGTGGTCTGACCAAAATCAGATCCCTCGATTTGAATACCACGGGCATCGTGGACCTGACGCCGCTTACGGCCCTGGTTCAGATGGAAGAGCTGATCCTCTTCGCCAACGCCGTGTTGGATATCACAGCGCTCCGAGGCATGAGCAAAATGCGTGAACTCGATATCGCCTCGAATCAGATTGTGGATCTTGCACCCTTGATGGGTCTGAACAATCTGACCGTTCTCGATATCGGCCGCAATCAGGTTCGCAGCACAGCGCCCCTGGCCGGCCTTGTGAAACTGCAGAGGCTGATCATCGGTGCCAATCCCGGAATGGACACCGCAGGAATCGCCAATCTGAAGCAATTGAATTATCTGGATGTAACGGATCTGGCCCTGACGGATTGCGGCTTTGTTTCCGGCCTCAGCGGGCTTTCGGAACTCAGCCTTGCACGCAACGCGCTGACCAGCATCGCCTGCGTGAAGGATCTTAAGAATCTCCTGGTGCTGAATTTCCAGGCCAACCGCGTCGCCGACCTTCTGCCTTTGAAGGACATGAACAATCTTTACAGTCTGACCGCGGCAGCCAACGTGATCACGGATATCAGCCTTTTGAAGGGTCTGACCAAACTCGAGCTTCTGAATCTGACGAATAACCAGATTTCGGACATCACGGCCCTTGCCAATCTGCCGAAGCTCCGAAACTTCCGTCTTCTGACCAATCCCCTGGGGACGACGGTGGTCAAGGCCGATACCAACTGTCCCGCGGGTCCGAATGTAAACGTGGCTGTCCGCACCTTCTGTCTGCAATAG
- a CDS encoding sensor histidine kinase — MRWFLFILLTFTVDALAGAIDIGQFEKKIAVSKQFEVIEEPRAGMRIEAVPQLTGWRGVASGLKTFKFGITEKAFWVRATLINSALHSRTIYLVSEDPRTDVIDFYGLDGDRVDVERHTGDHTPFASRGFFYRGFAFPVTLAPGESRQIYLRFQSTAPVEIDLQIYPKWTLEAEAAKAGHAGTLYFGAMASIILFNFLLFVSSRERIYLSYCLFQGVTAGAISVSFGSAYGLLWPESPYLNSVMSILLPSLAPSLALIFTASFLGVRSKNQLLWWSMQILAVIQILIGFFGAFGGGYLFVMRSLYYVLILAPLLILIVALVGAVKKDRSATLFLMAWVPLILSAALFSLVRLGYVVSSWPQGVELAFGSIWEAVFLSVCLGDKFNQIKKQEITYLRRIRNEELAAREAELMAEARRREKIIHEREAAANRNLVRVICHDLANPLNIMLNYSSIYEQGEMPWEEAQRYLRKMHSAAVHQQEIIEHVREFEAINSGKIQMKLVPVRVADALVQVQDLMQKRLEEKSIRLIISGLTPSLHVIAEQRSLVYNVLANLLSNAIKFSPDGETIELILEERGDEVLLDIVDQGIGMDAELQSKIFDISSPTTRPGLKGEKGTGFGLPIVKSYVERYQGSLQIVSTPIEESPDQHGTRFTLTLRKGVPAVIAA, encoded by the coding sequence ATGCGGTGGTTTCTGTTCATTTTACTGACTTTCACGGTGGATGCTCTGGCCGGAGCGATCGACATTGGTCAGTTTGAAAAAAAAATCGCCGTCTCCAAGCAATTCGAGGTGATCGAGGAACCGCGGGCCGGAATGCGCATCGAGGCCGTCCCGCAGCTGACAGGCTGGCGAGGCGTTGCATCCGGGCTCAAGACCTTCAAGTTCGGAATCACAGAGAAGGCCTTCTGGGTCCGCGCCACGCTCATCAACTCGGCGCTCCATAGCCGGACGATCTATCTGGTCAGTGAAGATCCGCGTACGGATGTGATCGACTTTTATGGACTCGATGGTGATCGCGTCGACGTTGAGCGGCATACCGGCGATCATACGCCCTTTGCATCCCGCGGATTTTTCTATCGTGGTTTCGCCTTTCCTGTGACGCTCGCTCCTGGTGAAAGCCGGCAGATCTATCTGCGCTTTCAATCGACGGCCCCCGTGGAAATTGATCTGCAGATCTATCCCAAGTGGACCCTGGAGGCGGAAGCGGCCAAGGCTGGTCATGCGGGAACGCTTTATTTCGGGGCCATGGCTTCGATCATACTCTTTAACTTTCTGCTCTTTGTCAGCAGCCGCGAACGCATCTACTTAAGCTACTGCCTCTTTCAAGGCGTCACCGCGGGAGCCATTTCCGTCAGCTTTGGCTCGGCCTATGGCCTTCTGTGGCCGGAGTCGCCTTATCTTAACAGCGTGATGTCCATCCTGCTGCCCAGCCTCGCGCCATCCTTGGCTCTGATTTTCACGGCTTCATTTTTAGGAGTCCGCAGCAAAAATCAACTGCTCTGGTGGAGCATGCAGATCCTGGCCGTCATTCAAATTCTGATCGGATTCTTTGGGGCCTTTGGCGGGGGCTATCTTTTTGTGATGCGCTCCCTTTATTATGTTTTGATTCTGGCGCCGCTGCTGATCCTCATCGTGGCCCTCGTCGGAGCCGTAAAAAAGGATCGTTCGGCGACCCTCTTTCTGATGGCCTGGGTTCCTTTGATCCTGAGCGCAGCTCTTTTCTCGCTTGTGCGGCTTGGCTATGTCGTCAGCTCCTGGCCTCAGGGTGTGGAACTGGCTTTTGGTTCCATCTGGGAAGCCGTATTTCTGTCGGTTTGCCTGGGCGACAAGTTCAATCAGATCAAAAAGCAGGAGATCACCTATCTGCGGCGGATACGGAATGAAGAACTGGCCGCTCGGGAGGCCGAGCTGATGGCCGAGGCGCGGCGTCGCGAAAAAATCATACATGAGCGTGAGGCCGCCGCGAATCGCAATCTCGTGCGCGTGATCTGTCATGATCTGGCCAATCCGCTGAACATCATGCTGAATTATTCCAGCATCTATGAACAAGGCGAGATGCCCTGGGAAGAGGCTCAGCGCTATCTGAGGAAGATGCATAGCGCGGCCGTCCACCAGCAGGAAATCATCGAACACGTCCGCGAATTCGAGGCGATCAATTCCGGCAAGATTCAGATGAAGCTCGTTCCCGTTCGAGTCGCTGATGCGCTCGTCCAGGTCCAGGACCTTATGCAAAAGCGCCTGGAGGAGAAGAGTATCCGCCTTATCATCAGCGGCCTCACCCCTTCTTTGCATGTGATCGCCGAGCAGCGGAGCCTTGTCTATAATGTTCTGGCCAATCTTCTGAGCAATGCGATCAAATTCAGTCCCGATGGTGAAACGATCGAACTGATTTTGGAAGAACGCGGAGACGAGGTTCTGCTCGATATCGTCGATCAAGGGATAGGAATGGATGCGGAATTGCAGTCGAAGATCTTCGATATTTCCAGCCCCACGACCCGCCCCGGACTCAAGGGGGAGAAGGGTACCGGCTTCGGTTTGCCGATAGTCAAAAGCTACGTGGAACGTTACCAAGGCTCCTTGCAAATCGTGAGCACGCCCATCGAGGAAAGCCCGGATCAGCATGGAACCCGCTTTACCCTGACCCTGCGGAAGGGGGTTCCGGCGGTCATTGCAGCCTGA